The Styela clava chromosome 2, kaStyClav1.hap1.2, whole genome shotgun sequence genome contains a region encoding:
- the LOC120335256 gene encoding uncharacterized protein LOC120335256 isoform X1: MDNKRIVNADQSLPNYEIGRRVNQENGFATSNISTKNERRYELQQKIDQELRNLQLAEECGNNMEEEKTTPEFPNNDTETLKANGPIVESETSMHPADTQLDNNKLDSSIDAVANHDDISEQSLSQDAFQADAQVEIDTVQASVPQEKKTISNLVSTEADATAVKTGQEPDILVVGEQSRGVTQSSSAELDYVGHSSNMTSPTTTTGTYTLPPLSPGTEEDLADEILPDDQYSFRDQLDRVTSSSSTQDPNVSEISSDVFLGQQGQYADIEIVGNENQANTQPVLDPTLDIPTSPEEEKDGEVTNSGIPEEVQDTKSVEEVSTNEMVHQGDQATEDESKLLREEPVPDNGNINLDLQVVSSEVLVQDNCECQSSSTTDDIKPKSEIDTIQNTEPVATNEIEVRASEIIEQTEDMPSVQSTNTEDMKQQEEYVETIVSGEDTEQEITDSHEEIADRKISTDEDEYSGYDIDICESASYQGDVSIAEENLPEDDIVLGEHQVIEACDSENVPIFADVKYSVGDQITSSEPTTSIENISDSLTDENMKNEHPEIVPWGSDGVLQSTEVENHDKSGESFASDKADTASSGSKETMSSDLEFTYDVEASDKIAEETVSTAIKAAYEIASKMPEDENVTTSVDDVTEDTRSVTPSQLSETTKPENQSAENFAPVNTAGDISENVQKIGESNLEIEGEKSDLSSPHENVQTRENDVTNNAELNEKTTEIEVKTSEPVAVSAIETDTVVNTQSIDSERENLELTKVNKETHDEVVIGASSEKDIEYTKVGNTELEDRVTVDEILESDNPESKELTTQLADEVNHSAEEDKMVKVKESEMSKNPLEKITYNPALSQRNTEATKWFGQSTSEDKIWMKPSGKVDQNAEQERRRLIKSMTRKHNPHLIPKWQPPVEKDPTEDLDERQKSSLKKYEERRRSRTDSSINNETYVKPQSIPPVINETETKSPPPLRENIVIESVVHSKDAIGFWESRLNEKQQKEDLERKRLKVGKEKYQRTRAASDVSRQRSDSTSSTTSNQSVTLPPSENIQRESMKISEVRNRWKNIEKESGKTEPTTHIKKDLSKRSKFSVNANITYRSFQSPVPALAKEQPPRPVVNKPLTIPDYTQSASHKNESFIDREIREAAEREEKWKHEQWEKMSEISVASSEDVFSESSIPPMGNNDPNVVTTVYTGSLPTADLIGQDIKKDSDREESWKTQHNSTPNKNGTGKLEFAPQGNVSKANSISNTSPSTGIASPESLSSYGSSMTSSFLPSPPPLASIAQDKVIRDFGSKSPSEDERQVFESKNLSSVQGKTICVGSEQEREEDMQARRQRIKSLTSAVAPRGWEPNKGRSAGPVSPVSPVHRSVPRPEVKRHQTSTSTVSSVKSPTTLNSVVEVPAIEVTNTTFLNTAPSAFDDVTDSKETSVIHEIKAEPSKKAEQEIPPKLTVEASPVKNSYTNETVTNTASELPTKFESENQFEAKNQEEKQSKADYNSPIVDSHEKHGNEMKSVLETNHVEHIEKSTPKKNHEVPNVISNEPHVQKYEINQKEKISGPVVNANLQSAKTEAPQPHYNQQAAKSPEMVTEIHKDEKQKSLHKGGPVSIPKKGGPVFNKKSGPIISSSKSRLEAVMEKEMQEAAAREEEWRRKQMELVNQSSNPANQHIVHSSREIRTPVTSTPPPPVNAGMPSSSMVNLRPKEVKSLFADDEEEKVKPVIQNNASDEVKKRSVVKAVRVPKRKSTLAMRWEEGNFQNNHHEDEN, translated from the exons AATATATCAACTAAAAACGAAAGAAGGTACGAGCTACAGCAAAAAATCGACCAAGAACTGCGAAATCTCCAACTGGCAGAAGAATGCGGTAATAATATGGAAGAGGAAAAAACTACACCCGAATTTCCCAACAATGACACAGAGACACTAAAAG CTAATGGACCCATCGTTGAGTCAGAGACAAGCATGCACCCTGCTGACACTCAGTTGGATAATAACAAATTAGACTCGTCTATCGATGCGGTAGCGAACCATGACGATATTTCGGAGCAATCACTCTCCCAAGACGCGTTTCAAGCAGATGCGCAAGTCGAAATCGATACTGTGCAAGCAAGCGTACCCCAAGAGAAAAAGACGATATCTAACTTAGTTTCGACTGAGGCTGACGCGACTGCCGTTAAAACTGGACAGGAACCTGATATCTTAGTCGTGGGAGAACAGTCACGTGGAGTTACGCAATCGTCTAGCGCGGAATTGGATTACGTCGGACATTCGTCAAACATGACGTCACCTACAACGACTACGGGGACTTACACCCTGCCTCCGCTTTCTCCAGGAACGGAAGAAG ATCTTGCTGATGAGATTTTGCCAGACGATCAATATTCTTTCCGAGATCAGCTTGATCGCGTTACATCATCATCGTCAACACAAGATCCCAATGTCAGCGAAATATCTTCAGACGTTTTTCTTGGACAACAAGGGCAATATGCTGATATAGAAATTGTTGGTAACGAAAATCAAGCAAATACGCAGCCTGTTCTTGACCCTACTCTAGATATACCAACCTCGCCAGAAGAGGAGAAAGATGGAGAAGTAACCAATAGCGGAATTCCAGAAGAAGTACAGGATACCAAATCAGTAGAGGAAGTTTCCACAAATGAAATGGTGCACCAAGGGGATCAAGCTACCGAAGACGAATCAAAATTATTACGCGAAGAGCCGGTCCCCGATAATGGCAATATTAATTTAGATTTACAAGTCGTCTCATCTGAAGTACTTGTTCAAGATAATTGTGAATGCCAATCGTCGAGCACCACAGACGATATTAAACCCAAGAGTGAAATTGACACAATACAAAACACAGAGCCTGTTGCCACCAATGAAATTGAAGTGCGTGCCAGTGAAATTATTGAACAGACAGAGGATATGCCGAGCGTTCAGTCAACTAATACTGAAGATATGAAACAACAAGAAGAATATGTTGAAACTATTGTGAGTGGTGAAGATACTGAACAAGAAATCACCGATTCACACGAGGAAATTGCTGATAGAAAAATCAGTACAGACGAGGATGAGTATTCTGGTTACGATATCGACATTTGCGAGTCTGCTTCTTATCAAGGTGACGTCAGTATTGCTGAAGAAAACCTGCCAGAAGACGATATCGTTCTTGGAGAACATCAAGTCATAGAAGCGTGTGACAGTGAGAACGTTCCTATTTTTGCTGATGTTAAGTATTCAGTTGGTGATCAAATTACTTCATCTGAACCAACAACAAGCATAGAAAACATTAGCGATAGTCTGACagatgaaaatatgaagaacGAACACCCCGAAATTGTACCATGGGGAAGTGATGGTGTTCTGCAATCCACTGAAGTTGAAAATCATGATAAGAGCGGTGAATCTTTTGCGTCTGATAAAGCAGATACAGCAAGCTCGGGGAGCAAAGAAACCATGTCTTCTGATCTCGAATTTACATACGATGTCGAGGCTTCCGATAAAATTGCTGAAGAAACCGTTTCAACAGCGATCAAAGCGGCTTATGAAATTGCTAGTAAAATGCCTGAGGATGAAAACGTCACGACTTCGGTCGACGATGTGACCGAAGACACTCGCTCAGTAACGCCTTCCCAGTTGTCAGAAACTACAAAGCCCGAAAATCAGAGTGCGGAAAATTTCGCCCCCGTTAACACTGCCGGTGATATCTCGGAGAATGTTCAGAAAATCGGTGAATCTAATTTAGAAATCGAGGGTGAAAAATCAGACCTCAGTTCACCTCATGAAAACGTCCAAACGAGAGAAAATGACGTAACGAATAACGCAGAGCTGAACGAAAAAACTACTGAAATTGAAGTCAAAACTTCAGAACCCGTTGCAGTGAGCGCAATCGAGACAGACACAGTCGTGAACACTCAGTCAATCGATTCGGAGCGTGAGAATTTGGAATTAACAAAAGTTAATAAAGAGACGCATGACGAAGTGGTTATTGGCGCTTCATCGGAAAAAGATATTGAATATACGAAAGTAGGTAACACTGAATTGGAGGACCGTGTAACTGTCGATGAAATACTGGAATCTGACAATCCGGAATCTAAGGAACTAACTACTCAATTAGCTGATGAGGTGAACCACAGTGCGGAAGAAGACAAAATGGTTAAAGTTAAAGAGTCAGAAATGTCAAA AAATCCACTCGAAAAGATAACCTACAACCCAGCACTTAGTCAACGTAATACAGAAGCAACGAAATGGTTCGGACAATCGACTTCCGAAGATAAAATTTGGATGAAACCGTCCGGAAAAGTTGACCAAAACGCAGAACA AGAACGGAGGAGATTAATCAAGTCAATGACGAGAAAGCACAATCCCCATTTAATTCCGAAATGGCAACCCCCAGTAGAAAAGGATCCCACTGAAGATTTGGACGAACGCCAGAAATCTAGTCTAAAGAA ATATGAAGAACGTCGACGTTCTCGAACAGATTCTTCAATAAACAACGAAACATATGTGAAACCACAGTCTATTCCACCCGTCATCAATGAAACGGAAACAAAATCACCTCCGCCATTg AGAGAAAACATCGTAATTGAATCGGTTGTCCACAGCAAAGATGCGATAGGATTTTGGGAAAGTAGAttgaatgaaaaacaacaaaaagaagATTTGGAACGAAAGAGGCTCAAAGTTGGCAAAGAAAAATA TCAACGAACAAGAGCGGCATCAGATGTATCGCGACAACGAAGTGATTCTACTTCGAGTACAACTTCTAACCAAAGCGTAACATTGCCCCCGTCAGAGAATATTCAACGAGAATCGATGAAAATTTCAGAAGTACGAAATAG atgGAAAAATATCGAAAAGGAAAGTGGGAAAACAGAGCCGACTACGCACATCAAAAAAGATTTGAGCAAACGATCGAAGTTTTCTGTCAACGCGAATATCACTTACAGATCATTTCAAAGTCCAGTCCCAGCGTTAGCGAAAGAGCAGCCACCAAGACCAGTTGTCAACAAACCGCTCACTATCCCAGACTATACGCAATCGGCTTCACACAAAAACGAGAGTTTTATTGATCGAGAGATAAGAGAAGCGGCGGAGAGAGAGGAAAAATGGAAACACGAGCAATGGGAGAAAATGTCAG AGATCTCAGTAGCGTCATCAGAAGATGTGTTTTCGGAAAGCTCGATTCCCCCAATGGGAAATAACGATCCCAACGTGGTTACCACCGTGTACACTGGCTCTCTTCCTACTGCAGACTTAATAGGCCAGGATATTAAAAAGGATTCAGATCGCGAAGAATCGTGGAAGACACAACACAACAGCACGCCGAACAAAAATGGCACAGG AAAACTTGAATTCGCACCCCAAGGAAATGTAAGCAAAGCCAACAGTATATCTAATACTTCGCCAAGTACTGGTATCGCCAGTCCCGAATCGCTGTCAAGTTACGGAAGCTCTATGACCAGCAGCTTTCTACCCTCTCCGCCGCCTCTTGCGTCCATAGCTCAAGACAAAGTTATTCGAGACTTTGGCTCAAAATCACCATCTGAAGACGAACGTCAAGTTTTTGAATCGAAGAATCTTTCTTCTGTACAAGGGAAAACCATTTGCGTTGGATCGGAG CAGGAACGGGAAGAAGACATGCAAGCTCGTCGCCAAAGAATTAAATCTCTCACGAGTGCTGTAGCCCCTAGAGGTTGGGAACCAAACAAAGGCCGTTCTGCTGGACCTGTCTCTCCGGTCAGCCCGGTTCATCGTAGTGTTCCCAGACCCGAG GTAAAACGTCATCAGACATCAACGTCAACAGTCTCATCCGTCAAAAGCCCTACAACATTGAATTCAGTCGTCGAAGTACCTGCAATTGAAGTTACAAACACTACCTTCCTCAACACAGCCCCTTCTGCATTTGATGACGTTACTGACAGCAAAGAAACATCTGTTATACATGAAATCAAAGCCGAGCCATCGAAAAAAGCTGAACAAGAAATTCCACCCAAATTAACGGTAGAGGCCTCACCCGTAAAAAATTCTTACACAAATGAAACGGTTACAAATACCGCCAGTGAACTACCAACTAAATTTGAGTCAGAAAATCAATTTGAAGCAAAAAATCAAGAAGAAAAGCAATCAAAAGCTGACTACAATTCACCCATTGTTGACTCTCATGAAAAACATGGCAACGAAATGAAATCCGTTTTGGAAACCAATCACGTGGAACATATTGAAAAATCCACACCGAAGAAAAATCATGAAGTACCGAATGTCATATCTAATGAACCCCATGtccaaaaatatgaaatcaatCAAAAGGAAAAAATATCAGGACCTGTTGTCAATGCAAATCTCCAATCGGCGAAGACGGAAGCTCCGCAACCCCATTACAATCAACAAGCAGCAAAATCGCCAGAGATGGTAACTGAAATACATAAAGATGAGAAACAGAAATCTTTGCATAAGGGAGGGCCTG TTTCAATCCCTAAAAAGGGCGGTCCTGTATTCAATAAGAAGTCCGGGCCTATCATATCATCTAGCAAATCTCGCTTGGAGGCTGTAATGGAAAAAGAGATGCAGGAAGCAGCG GCAAGAGAAGAAGAATGGCGTAGAAAACAAATGGAGTTAGTGAATCAATCGTCCAATCCTGCCAACCAACATATTGTACATTCTTCTCGTGAGATTAGGACACCTGTGACGTCTACACCTCCTCCTCCAGTAAATGCCGGAATGCCAT CATCATCAATGGTAAATCTGAGGCCAAAAGAGGTTAAAAGCTTATTTGCTGATGACGAAGAAGAAAAAGTCAAACCAGTAATTCAAAACAATGCATCGGATGAAGTCAAGAAACGATCG GTTGTCAAGGCTGTGAGAGTTCCAAAACGAAAAAGCACTCTAGCAATGAGATGGGAAGAAGGaaactttcaaaataatcaTCACGAAGATGAAAACTGA